Proteins encoded by one window of Chondromyces crocatus:
- a CDS encoding ABC transporter ATP-binding protein — protein MSPSPPGSSPPTNAPAPSDAPPPDAPLPSDVPPPDASAQDEPVMSVRRARPQRPLVHAEKLSKLYPIYRGLLGRPVFLHAVDRVTFYIRKGETLGLVGESGCGKSTLGRTVLRLVEPTMGRVLFDGRDLSTMSEGELRLTRRRMQLVFQDPYGSLNPRMTVGEIVGEGLTIHRLAKTRREVDAQVAQALQDVGLRPDLADRFPHELSGGMRQRVGIARALVVKPDFVVCDEPVSALDLSVQAQILNLLEERQDTLGTSYLFITHDLRVAQYVSHRLAVMYLGRIVEMGPTQDVAERRHHPYTRALFQAMPALDPSGAARRRPLPLSGEPPNAIQPPTGCVFRLRCPSAEPGKCDVETPPLEEIVPGSHHRVACWHPNIDGSSV, from the coding sequence GTGAGCCCTTCGCCTCCCGGTTCCTCGCCGCCGACCAACGCGCCGGCGCCGTCCGACGCGCCGCCGCCCGACGCGCCCCTGCCCAGCGACGTGCCGCCGCCCGACGCCTCGGCCCAGGACGAGCCCGTGATGTCGGTCCGGCGCGCTCGCCCCCAGCGCCCCCTCGTCCACGCGGAGAAGCTCTCCAAGCTCTACCCGATCTACCGCGGCTTGCTCGGACGGCCCGTCTTCCTGCACGCCGTCGACCGCGTCACCTTCTACATCCGCAAGGGCGAGACCCTCGGCCTCGTCGGCGAGTCGGGCTGCGGCAAGAGCACCCTCGGACGCACCGTCCTCCGCCTCGTCGAGCCCACCATGGGCCGCGTCCTGTTCGACGGCCGCGACCTCTCCACCATGTCCGAGGGCGAGCTGCGCCTCACCCGGCGCCGCATGCAGCTCGTCTTCCAGGACCCGTACGGCTCCCTCAACCCGCGCATGACCGTTGGCGAGATCGTCGGCGAGGGCCTCACCATCCACCGCCTGGCCAAGACCCGACGCGAGGTCGACGCGCAGGTCGCCCAGGCCCTCCAGGACGTCGGCCTCCGCCCCGACCTCGCCGACCGCTTCCCCCACGAACTGTCCGGCGGCATGCGCCAGCGCGTCGGCATCGCCCGCGCCCTCGTCGTGAAGCCCGACTTCGTGGTCTGCGACGAGCCGGTCAGCGCCCTGGACCTCTCGGTGCAGGCCCAGATCCTGAACCTGCTCGAAGAGCGGCAGGACACCCTGGGCACGAGCTACCTGTTCATCACCCACGACCTGCGCGTCGCGCAGTACGTCAGCCACCGCCTCGCCGTGATGTACCTCGGCCGCATCGTCGAGATGGGCCCCACCCAGGACGTGGCAGAGCGGCGCCACCACCCCTACACCCGCGCGCTCTTCCAGGCCATGCCCGCCCTGGACCCGAGCGGGGCGGCCCGCCGGAGGCCCTTGCCGCTCTCCGGAGAGCCCCCGAACGCGATCCAGCCTCCCACGGGCTGCGTCTTCCGCCTACGCTGCCCCAGCGCAGAGCCCGGAAAGTGCGACGTCGAGACGCCGCCCCTCGAGGAGATCGTACCCGGCAGCCACCATCGCGTGGCATGCTGGCATCCCAACATCGATGGATCGTCGGTATGA